Below is a genomic region from Lutra lutra chromosome 18, mLutLut1.2, whole genome shotgun sequence.
GAGTGCCTTTCGTGTGGCTGGCTCCGCTGTTAGGACCCCACTCGAGTCATGTGTTCCTAAACACACAGACTTTAGGAGCACGCCCTCCAGCATTACTCCAGGATGTTCCCTGCATGTACAGCAAACAGCACTGTCTGAAATGGTCCTGCCTAGATGTTTGCTTCCTCATTTCCTGTCTGCTGCTGCCGGCTGTCTCTATAAGAGCTGGCACTGGGTATTGTCTACCCTGTGCTGTCTCCACGGTGCCTGGCGCGGGCCTGGCACCCAGCGGGGCTGGCGGCTGATCCCCTCCCTTCTTGGCTGCTGTTCCTCCCACTTGTGTGAGAGCGAAGGATGGAAGAGAAATACGGCATGCAGGGTTACACCTGCTTAAAGATGACCCgggaaaggagagacagaaaatttAAGAGCAGTAAGAGGTAAAACACCAAGGTGGGGGAATCTCAGGGTTGGTGAGCACCGTCAGCGGTTCTGGAGAGGTGGTCAGGAGCGGCCGTGCGGTGCAGGCCCGGCCCCAGCCTGCAGGTGGTCTTTACCTCACACAGCCCGTGAGCACCTGGGCTGGGCACCTGTGCTGGGCACCTGTGCTGAGCACCTGAGCTGCGCACCTGGGCTGAGCACCTGAGCTGGGCTGTCTGCCAAGGGAAAACTGGGGTCAGGGGACTATTAGTCCCTAGCGTGGACCTTCCCTGCCTTTGCCACACCTCTGAGGGGGCCCTGGGTGTCCCTGGATCCTCCTTTATTGTCTGAGccaggagaaggcatttgggtcCCTTCTTGCCTCCGACCCCTGGGCGTGGTgtaggcagaaggggaaggaaccAGGAAACATTCCAAGTGAGGAAGAGCCGGACCTCAGGCTCCTGTTAGTAGCTCTTCCTTGATACTATACTCATGGTACccatgaggagactgaggcaagAGGTCACTAGCCAGTGATGGGGGACGAGCCCTGTGCTCAGaggacagagcccagcacagaaaCCTGGCCCTGTCGGGAGCTGCCGCCTCCCTCACGCTTGAATACAGGCCTGGTTACCAgactcctgctcagtgggaaggcagGGCAGCTGGCCAGCAGCCCTGGAGGCAGGAGCCCACCTGCAGCTTGGGGCACGCCAACTCTGTCCACATCGTCACCTTGTAACTGTCcctcagggggtggggggttctccGCAAACACACCTCAAGTCTCCGGGTCTGGATGGCAGAGTTGGCGCTGGTGTTGACAGCACAGATGGGTTTAGTTGGAGCTGACTCACCAGGGGCCCCGGGTCAGGGTGGGCCCGGGGGCAGGCCTCCAGGTTCCCCGAAAGGGGCAGAGGTGGCTTGGGTTGCGAGTCATAGAAAACGGTGGCACGGTTCTCAGGGCGTCGTGTGTCTTCATGCTGAGTGGCCCGCGGTGGGCCTCCCAGCAGCTCGGGGATGGAGGTGCACTGGGCGCGTGGCTCGGGGGCTTTCATCTTCTCCGAGGTCCTGTGATTAGAGCCTTGGTAGGGCACTTACTGGAGGTGCCTTGGGGGCTCTCCTGAAAGGCTACTGGTCAGGCCCTGGGATTGTCATCGGGCCTCAGAGCACTGGTTGCAGCCTAGCTAATCATCACCCAGGGTCATAGTCCTTGGGAGCAAATGTCTCAGGGAGATGAGACAGCAGCTTCCCACTTCCCAGGGTCCTCTTCTCTACCCTGTCCCTGTGCGTTCTGAAAGGAGCAACTGTGTTTGACCCTATGGGCCACTGTTAAAATATGTCCCCTCACCCACCTTGTAGAAGCATTCTCTGCCCTGGCTCTCGGCTCACAAGCAGACCTGGTAAGTGCTCATTTGGATTCCAGCAAACTCCCTGGGAACCTGGAGTGACCCTTCCATTGGACACCCCCACTCCAGGGTCCTACCTCCAGACCCTGACCCACTTTGGTGACAGAAAGAAGGGAATGGAACCCAGTCTTGGGGCAGGCTGGTCTttgtctgcctccccctccagtGGCCCTGCTCCTCCCGGCGATCTTGGGGTGCAGCCGGCCCTGACTGCCCCGGGACACAGCTGCCCTTACTGCCCCACATTTGGTGTCATTGGTGCTCCCCACCACTTTGCCGTGTGCTGTTTTCTCACTCCTGGACAAGTGGCTGTGTTGCTCCCCTGTGCAGGGGCTTGAGGTGGGGGCTAGGTAAGGGCTCACCTTTcccagtgtgtgtggggggcttTTGGCTGCTCTTAGACTCCAAGGAAGAGGTGTTGTGGGTGAGTCACTGGGACCTCGCCCACCCTTCCCAGTTCTGAGTGGCTGAGATGGCCTGTTGGCGGGCCCTCATTTGGCCTGCGTGTCTACTTTGTCTCCAGCAGGGATGACCCTGGGCTGCGCCTTGGGGTACACACTAACCCCACTAAGACAGTGAACTTGTTCCTCAGCTTGAATTCCCTCTGCCTTGGCGAGTCTCTAATTCAAACTAACAAATTCTTGTGCTAAAATTCTTTTTGAGACTCATGGGAAGAATTCCCAGCTGACCTGAGTATTTGCTGACCTGCCTGTCCCTGCACCAGTCTCTCTCGTCTCACGGGGGTGCTCCAGCCTTCCCAGGGAGGAGCTGGGCCATTTCTGTGCTTGTACCAGGGACCAGCCACTTCATGTCACCCACTCGTGGCCCTGGGTGACAGCTGGAGATAAACTGAGTGTAGTTCAGCAAACTTTGTCTcttattttaaagcttatttttacTATAACAGTATAATATTACTAACTGTAGAAGACTTGAATAtgcaattacaaaaaaataaaataacccatttCTCTATGCCTTTAAATGatgcgtgttttttttttcatagccgCAATCATGCCCGAACAGTTGTGTGTCTGCCTTTATTTCCCCCCGTGCTGTGCTGTTTTCCCATGTGACCATATCACCATACATGTACAGTGCCATACAGAATACAGGATGAGGGCTGAGCCAGGCTGGTCAGCCCTCCTGGGCCCCGACCTGCCGCCGGGGGCGGGACTCAGTGCTTCAGGCTCATCTAGCCAGGTGATGCCTGACACCGGCCACAGTTTCTGTGGTGGACCcaggtggggcaggagaggggattTGCACCCTTGGAGCTTAAACCTTCCAGATGCTAGTATTCTGGAGCCGTTGGCAGCACGGTGTGGGACCACTGTGGACACACACAGGGCAGAGTGCGTGAGAAAGTAGGCACACAGGTGCTTTGGAACACCTGGGGCCACCATGGGTCAGcgttctcccttctcttccttatgaGACTTCGTGCCTATCCCATAAACAGTAGTTCCCTCCTGAGTATGATGGCAGGCACATCAGCACCCCATTTTCCAAACTAGAAAACCCTACAGGCCGACTCCATATCCACACTCTGCCCTGAAGGGAGAGGTTGGTTTCGTGGAGGAGGTGGAGAACTGTAAGACCttggtggcggggtggggggcagtgtcCTTGGCCTTCTGGGATAGGAAAGCGCTTGCAGTTCACCCAGTCTTAACCAGCTTGGGACTGTTTCCCAAATGCACAGGCACTCGGACAAAGCCAGTCTTTGGGGTGGCATACAGGGAAGCTTGGGCTGTGGATGAGTGCAGGGAGCTAGGGCCCAACGGCCCCTCCAGGTCTCCTGGGCTCAAGGCAGCCTTGTCAGGTTCTGCTCCAAGAGTGGGAAGGAGACCCACATCTGCTGGCCAGCCTGAGGCTGGTGGAGAAGGACTCCGAGGGGAAGGGATGCCGAGCAGAGCCCAGGTGCTTACAAAGGCAGGTCCTCAGCTGCAGGGCCCTGGGGCTGTGCTGGCCCTGGAGACTTGCTGGGCTTGGACTGAGCAAGGCGGGGCTGGAATGCTCTGGAAGACATAGGGGTTTTGGGGAGAATAGCTCAGGGGTCTCTCTTTTCCTGGGTACAGGACCGCTGTTGTGGGCTTAGGTGACCAATTTTGTAGTGTTCCTGCTCCTCAGCAGGGCAGCAAGCCCTGGAGATCTGCCAGAGGGATTAGTGAATTGGTGCCATTTGAGGATAGTCCAAGCAGTAATCTCGGCCTCCCCTAAGAGGGACACCCACATGCACATTTCTCCTGTCTGCAGCCTTCCTCCTAACTGAGGGAGGCAGTGGCTCTACTGCCCCAGGGACGCTGGAACGGGTCCTTGTGGACCAGAGAGGCATCCTGTCCAGAAACTGGGGATGGAGGCTAGGGGAGCTTGGGGTCCCGCCCAAGTGTGATTTCTCTAGGGAGGAGCCTGCCAGGGGCTGCCTCGGCCTCCTCTCACTTCTCTCTTTGGGCATTGCTTTGTCGCCTTCAGGAGCCTGGTTCTGGACCGATGACCTGGACGAccacgaggaggaggaggatgaagacTTCTTGGCGGAGGTGGCCGAGGAAGAGAACGAGCCTCCGGGGCTCTGGTCAGCGGCCTACGGCGTGGGGGACGTTCCTGGGACGTGGGGCCCCGATGACTCAGATTCAGCGCAGACTCCGGAGGGATGGGGTCCTGACCCCGGGGACCTCGGGGTCCTGACGGAGGGGTCGGAGGCGAAGCCCTTCCTACCGGGCCGGGAGCCTGGTGCGAACCTGCTGGCGCCCTGGGCGTTCCCTGCCACTGTGGCTGCCCCAGCCGGACGGCCCGAGACCACGTGCGACGTATGCGGCAAAGTGTTCCCGCACCGGTCCCGGCTGGCCAAGCACCAGCGCTACCACGCGGCCGTCAAGCCCTTCGGCTGCGACGAGTGCGGTAAGGGCTTCGTGTACCGCTCGCACCTGGCCATCCACCAGCGCACGCACACGGGAGAGAAGCCCTTCCCGTGTCCGGACTGTGGCAAGCGCTTCGTCTACAAGTCACACCTGGTCACTCACCGGCGCATCCACACGGGCGAGCGGCCCTACCGCTGCGCCTTCTGCGGTGCGGGCTTCGGGCGCCGCTCCTACCTGGTCACGCACCAGCGCACGCACACAGGCGAGCGGCCCTACCCTTGCCCGCACTGCGGCCGCAGCTTCAGCCAGAGCTCGGCGCTCGCGCGGCACCAGGCCGTGCACACGGCCGACCGGCCGCACTGCTGCCCCGACTGCGGCCAGGCCTTCCGCCTGCGCGCCGACTTCCAGCGCCACCGGCGCGGCGGCGGTTGCGCGGAGCCCGGCGGAGACGGCCCTCGGCGGGAGCCCTGCGACACGGTGCCCGCGCCGGGGCCCGAAGAGGCCGAGGCCGGGCCGGAGGAGGCCGAGGCCGGCGAGGCGGACGGAGAGGCCGAGGTCGAGGCTagagaggaggaggcggcggcggcggcagtggGGCCCACCCCCAGGAGCAAGGAGGACCCCGAGCCGGACAGGCGGTTCCTCGAGCTGGGCAACGGCCTGGGGGAGGGCGAAGGCCCTTCCTCGCATCCACTCGGCTTCCACTTTCCCGTGCACCCCAAGTCCTGGCTGCACCCGGACGGCTTCCCGATCCTGGGCCTCCCGGACTTCGGGGAGCGGCTGCCGGCCGACAGGCGTCCCCTGCCGGTCCCCCTGGGGGGCCGGCTCGCCCTGGTGGAGGGCGCGGGGCTAGCCTGCGACCCTTTCGGCGGCGGCGGGCCGGGcgccgggggcggcggcgggctgCGCGCCTTCGCGCCGGCCGTCGGGGGACTGCTGGGCGAGCCGGCGCCCGCCGCGCTGGCAGAGGAGGAGAGCCCGTGGATCTGCTCCGACTGCGGAAAGACGTTCGGGCGCCGCGCCGCGCTGGCCAAGCACCAGCGCTACCACGCGGGCGAGCGGCCGCACCGCTGCGCGGACTGCGGCAAGAGCTTCGTGTACGGCTCGCACCTGGCGCGCCACCGCCGCACGCACACGGGCGAGCGGCCCTTCCCGTGCCCCGAGTGCGGCGCGCGCTTCGCCCGCGGCTCGCACCTGGCGGCGCACGTGCGGGGccacacgggcgagaagccctTCGTGTGCGGCGTGTGCGGCGCGGGCTTCAGCCGGCGCGCGCACCTGACGGCACACGGGCGCGCGCACACCGGCGAGCGGCCCTACGCGTGCGGGGAGTGCGGCCGGCGCTTCGGCCAGAGCGCGGCGCTGACGCGGCACCAGTGGGCGCACGCCGAGGAGAAGCCGCACCGCTGCCCCGACTGCGGCAAGGGCTTCGGCCACAGCTCGGACTTCAAGCGGCACCGGCGCAcgcacacgggcgagaagccctTCCGCTGCTCGGACTGCGGCCGCGGCTTCGCGCAGCGCTCCAACCTGGCCAAGCACCGGCGCGGCCACACCGGAGAGCGGCCCTTCCCGTGCCCCGAGTGTGGCAAGCGCTTCTCGCAGCGCTCGGTGCTCGTCACGCACCAGCGCACGCACACGGGCGAGCGGCCCTACGCCTGCGCCAACTGCGGCCGCCGCTTCTCGCAGAGCTCGCACCTGCTCACCCACATGAAGACGCACCGCGGCGCGGCCGGCGCGCCCGGCTCCGCGCCGGCGGCCCCCGCGTCCAAGACCGAGGCCCCCGCCAAGGGGACGTCCGGCGCGGGCAGCGGGCCGGGGGAGCGCGGCAGCACCCTGCTGGAGTTCGCGGGCGGAACGAGCTTCGGCTCTGAGCCCACGGCCCCCTTCGCGGGGCCCTCGGGCGCCTACGAGGAGAGCATCCTGTGATGGCCTGAGGCTGACGGAGGCGCAGCCCGCCGGGCCGTCGGCCCCCTTGCTCCTCTGGCCTCGGGGTGCTGAGGATCCCAGTCCTGGTGCGGTGCCTTCCCCTCAGCCCCCCGTGCACCGCATCCCCCGCCCCAACCTCGGGCGCCCCTCCTGCCCGGCTCCGGGAAACCGGGCCGCTGAGCTCGTCCGGCCGTGCAGGGGGCGCGTGGGGAGAGGAGAGCCACGTGCGGAGGAGGCGAGGGCAGGGGGCGGCCACCCCCACCGAGACTGCTGCATCCCACGCTGTAGGGATGGCAGGCGAGGTTATTTATTTCACTCGGATTCCGATTTGGGTGGCCTGGGGGACCGGCGGCCGATGAGTCTGTAAGTGGGTTGTACAGCGAGGGAGGGGGAGCCCTTGCGTcgaggggagggtggggtggtcGAGGGCAGAGCATCCGGCTCCTCCAGTGGGTTTGGTTGACGACTTCTTCCCATTCCTCAGTGAGGGACTTCAGGGACCTTGTGGTCATTTGAATGTGTCCGGGAAGTTTTAAGGACTACGCGGGGCTAGGGGAAGCCTTATGGGTTTCCGGAGGACGATGTTCCTCCCCTACCGAGGGGGGACAGAGATGCGACTGGGAAAGCTTTTATCCTGTCTACGGTGGATATTTACTTCCATCTCTCGTATGGCCTGAGGAatctgggaggaggagaaaaagccAGAAGCCAAATTCGCGGCCCCAGGCGGACGGGTTGCAGGCGTTCCAGGGTCCTGAGGGAGTTTGAAGCCTTATTCTGGGGGGAGGGTCACTCACTCTCACCCCACTCACTGGAGCACCGAGATCAGCCAGGCACTAATTCTGCCCCGGTGGGTTTTGGTCTCCACCTCCCCCTTTGAGCCCTTCGGTACTCTCACCTCTGGCGGCTGGAGGGGGCGCACTCAGCCTTGGGGGCCCCTTGCTGGCTGCTACCGCCATGGCCCCAGCCTTCAACTTCCGGGGCGCCACCTCCCCTGGAGCAGTCGGACACATGGGCCCCTGCCCTCTAAGCCCAGCGCTTATTTAGGTGTAATGACCAATTGTAAAGTGACAGGTCGGCAGCAGGATCAATTCTCACATCCCTACGGGGCTAGGGCCCTATGACGCCTGTGGGTCCCTCTAACGCCGCTTCTGTCGTTATTCTGTACTAGAAGCAAGTAGTGTTTCTCTTTAGAATCCCATGTCACAGGGTGGGCAGTCTGTACAGCGGAAGTCCACCTGCGGGGGTGTGGACTTGAGCCTGTGGCTCAATGACAGGCCAGGCACCCAGCTATGCAAATCCTGCACCTGGCGGGCACCCCGCCCTCTGGGTTGGGCCATTGGGAGCCACTGGGTAGGCAGCTGAAATATGGCTCACATGAGATCCTTCCCTCCCTGAATGCCTTGTGGGCCGGTGAGTGGGGCTAGAAAACAGATTTTGAAGCAACCGCATTCCCTTTTAGACCTAGTTCCTTCTGTTTTAGTGTAGACATGGCCTTGGGAGAGCCAGCAGCcaggctgctggggctgggggcggggtagGAGGCTCAGTAGTcagtgggtgggaagggggcGTGGATGGTGGCGGTAAGAATTTGCCTGGCTGGGTgcggtggtggggtggggtgggtgctgAGGAGGGCAGGGGTCCCGGAGGCATCAGCAGTGCTGGGTGATGCCTTCCCTGTCctcactttctttcctctccctgtgGGACAGGAACCTCAGGGGCCAAGTTCAAGGCAGCATAGCCCCACATGGCTGGGGTGTGGCTCTGTGCTCATCCCCGCCTTGCACACCCCTCAGAGTTCGTACCTTTGGTGCTGCCCTGGGCCCCAGCTGCTTCTGCCCTGGCCAGGAGCCATCAGCAGGAGGACCTAGCTTTAATAAAGACTGGAGAAATGAGCTTTCTGACTGGATTCCATGCTGTGCTGCTCCTTAGTGCCCTCAGGGAGGCTCTGCAAGGTCTTGGGCCTTTTTTTCTGCAAACAAAACGAAacacaaaaaacttttttaaggaGTTTCTCCTTTCAGAGACTAGAAATGGCCCATGAGGCGTCAGCCCAAGATGAGCTTTGGCTCCTGCTGCCTGTGTCTACCAAGTCTTTCCGGGAGTCCCCAGCGGGCCCCCCCACACTGCCACAAACTCTTTGTAACACACCTATCTTGGGACCTTCCTGTGCTTAGGGTTGTTCTCTCCAGCCTTTCTGAGGTCAGAGGAGAGGGGCCAGGTCCCCCTCCCTGGGGTCCAGACATGTGCTGAGTCACAGACATTTCGTAGGCTTGTCTGGGCTCTTCTGCTCTATGCCAGGGCCCAGGGTGCCTCCTGTGACCCCCCAAGTTCCTTCCTTTGTACTGATTTCTCAACTCCATTCTTCTCACCACCTGAGGTCCCCACAACCAGATCTGACCTCCCATTCTCGGCCCACAGATTTGGAAACTATGAACTATGAAGTAAATTCTCTTTCAGATGTGGTTTGAAGGCATGAGAGCAGAACCCAatgtttcagttaaaaaaaaaaaaaaaggctttgagtGGCAGATGGATGTTAAGACCTAGTTAAAAACTGATGGCCTTGAGGATCTTAAAGTCTACTCAGAAAAGGTAAATTATTCCCTGATAGAGCTTCTAGTTGTGCGgccaaattcctttttatttggggggtggggggggagggggcgacCCAATCCTGAtggtcatagaaaaaaaaaaaaaaaaagacagccttccTGGCTTTAAGAGGACTTCCAAATTTCTGGAGTCCCTGATTGATTTCCCCTGAGTGTCAATTTGGGGGAATCTGGGGCCATTTGGGGGGCATCTTCTAACATTGCCAAGGAGTGGAAGCCCCCAGGAGATGTGACATGTGCAAGGTGGTACTTCGAGAGCCTTGAGGCTCCGAGCACCCCTCTGGCCTTCCCctacatttgttattttcccGTTTCTCTATTGCTTGCATttccccagcctccttcctcGCTCCTGACCCTTTCACTTGATCTCTTCACACACCTCCTtctaactcttttatttttttctttctctaattggCTACGAATGgaataaagtattttgaaattttggggttatatttattaaataaagctTTATGATCCttgttcattatttaatttttttcctgattataaaataCGTGCTAGTTGTAAAAATCCCAGCAGTACAACAAAATGTGTTACGTGCACACTTACGTCCTGTAGAGTCACCACATCCCGCCACAGGGCACCAGAGCGGGGCACGAGCTGTGGGAGCACATTTCTTCCATGCAATGGAAACGTCTCACCACTGGGGACAGACTTTACATGTCCCCTTGCAACTTGCTAttgctacccaccccccaccatttaacaatatattaggacattctttcctaccGGACAGAACTACCTCACTCATTTTAACCGCTCCGTGATAGCATTTCATGTGAGGATGTACCAGTAATCGGTGTAACTACTCCCCCAACAATGGGCATTTGGTTGTTTCCTGCTTGTGAcaattacaaacaatgctgcaatgtAGGTTCTTGTACATATTTCCATGCAGTTATGTAGATTTTTAGCTATCTTTTTAGGAAAAGTCCTAGAGGAGATGTTGCTGGGCCAAAAGGCATGTGTTTGTAAAATTCGGGGTACAGCTGAATTGCCCCTGGGAAAGGCTAACTCCAGTCCAGCAACGTGTTCCCCCAGCGCAGTGAGAAAAGTACGAGTGGTCCTCTGCCTCGCCAACAGGTGGCACCAACAATCGATTTAATCTTTGCTTTGTTCTTAATTTTACAGAGGTGAATGGCTTgcattgttctatttctttcaaaCATGAAacaggttatttaaaaaaaaaaaaaccaacaactcatAGCCTTGGCTAAGGTATTTCTGGGGTTCTGGCTATAATATACGCTTACCCAGTTCAAGTTCATATTTTCTGGAAGACAAGACATCTCAGGTTTACCTTGAAAATTTCCGACCCCAAACCTGTAATCGGCCAACTCTCCAAGGGGCCGGGATTCCTTTAGTGGGAAATTATATTCAGGGACTATAATTTGGTGCTGGGGTGCTCAATGCTATCAGGTTGGTTTTTATCCCcctaaggaaaaaatacattttccagcTAGAATTCTATCTCCAGCCAAGCTATTCTCGTTGCGAAGACAAGTGATATTTTTAGATCTGCgagaatttcagaaaatttacCATCCTTTAACCGTTCATAGGAGGCATGTCACACAAGGAAAGAATcaaccaagaaagaggaagacttGGGATGTAGGGAAGAGTGGAGCCAGTCCCGGAGGAAGAGCTGTCTGGGACAACAGCTACACAGCAGTCCTGTTGCAGCGTGAGAATGGAGAGCTTCAGGAATTAGGTCTCTGTGGAATGGGGGAAACCAGTAGAGTCAAAAATATCCCTGAGAGGTCGCGCATGGAAGAGCAGAGCTATGATGAAAGGCGGGCCTGAAGGTCAAAAGGGACCGCAGCTGGGAAAGCCAGCGTGGCACCTCTCAGGGCCATGAAGTAAACGCTCTTCAGACAAGAACCCGGTCAGGGAGGAACCAGGATCCTGTTTCCACCTTGAGACAAAGACTGAATGCGGATGCCCAACCGGCAGCCACGGCAGCCACGGCAGCCACTGTGAGGCTCTATGCAgttttttactttgtgtttttttttttttttaattttgaagttatGTCTTTAATTATATCTGACCAGCCTGAACACACTTAATTTAGCTTCTTGCCGTGTTGCTCCGTAAGCTGAATTTGTATCACGCTTTGGTAAATTTTGTTGACTGCTCTTCTAGGCATTCGATCTCTTCGTCTTTTGGAAACTTACTTTGGAGACAGGCTCATTTTGAGTAGGAGGGTTTTTATTTGGTTCCTTGGGTCGTGGTTGggtttcattctctctctcccctgtccaGAAGTCAACAGTTGCGACTTACCTCCATGGTAACTGAGACATGTGCTATCAGTGCTCTGAGATCGCTCTTCCATGAGGATACCAGGCGCGCTGAGACCCAGGGAAGGAGGCGGCACGCGGCTGGGCTGGACTCCTGGTCAAGAAGCCGGCTCTCAGTCCCCTTCGCCCACCTCCCTAGGTCCTCAGCAACCTGTAACCCACAGTCCCCAGCAGCAGGCGGGCAGCCCTTGTTCCCAGCTCTGTTTCACCCGGTGAACTTGCCTTGGGTCCTTTTCTCACCAGAAGCTTTTAGAGTGT
It encodes:
- the ZNF316 gene encoding zinc finger protein 316 isoform X2, which produces MQENYGILVSLGYPIPKPDLIFRLEQGEEPWVPDSPRPEEGDIVTGVYTGAWFWTDDLDDHEEEEDEDFLAEVAEEENEPPGLWSAAYGVGDVPGTWGPDDSDSAQTPEGWGPDPGDLGVLTEGSEAKPFLPGREPGANLLAPWAFPATVAAPAGRPETTCDVCGKVFPHRSRLAKHQRYHAAVKPFGCDECGKGFVYRSHLAIHQRTHTGEKPFPCPDCGKRFVYKSHLVTHRRIHTGERPYRCAFCGAGFGRRSYLVTHQRTHTGERPYPCPHCGRSFSQSSALARHQAVHTADRPHCCPDCGQAFRLRADFQRHRRGGGCAEPGGDGPRREPCDTVPAPGPEEAEAGPEEAEAGEADGEAEVEAREEEAAAAAVGPTPRSKEDPEPDRRFLELGNGLGEGEGPSSHPLGFHFPVHPKSWLHPDGFPILGLPDFGERLPADRRPLPVPLGGRLALVEGAGLACDPFGGGGPGAGGGGGLRAFAPAVGGLLGEPAPAALAEEESPWICSDCGKTFGRRAALAKHQRYHAGERPHRCADCGKSFVYGSHLARHRRTHTGERPFPCPECGARFARGSHLAAHVRGHTGEKPFVCGVCGAGFSRRAHLTAHGRAHTGERPYACGECGRRFGQSAALTRHQWAHAEEKPHRCPDCGKGFGHSSDFKRHRRTHTGEKPFRCSDCGRGFAQRSNLAKHRRGHTGERPFPCPECGKRFSQRSVLVTHQRTHTGERPYACANCGRRFSQSSHLLTHMKTHRGAAGAPGSAPAAPASKTEAPAKGTSGAGSGPGERGSTLLEFAGGTSFGSEPTAPFAGPSGAYEESIL
- the ZNF316 gene encoding zinc finger protein 316 isoform X1, coding for MAALRSTPDAPATQLAKAEDGLECGPAQEEEEEEEKGEEVEIEEEEEEEIVVEEGEDKEVAEEEEGGQAAHVDQVEVELEDEDVEEVVAEKQSLTLGTQERLGRGSDAKSPVLQEKAWQATRLPATPRDEDLEEEEEEEEEEEEEEEEEDDDSLTAGSQGLVTFEDVAVYFSLEEWERLDADQRDLYKDVMQENYGILVSLGYPIPKPDLIFRLEQGEEPWVPDSPRPEEGDIVTGVYTGAWFWTDDLDDHEEEEDEDFLAEVAEEENEPPGLWSAAYGVGDVPGTWGPDDSDSAQTPEGWGPDPGDLGVLTEGSEAKPFLPGREPGANLLAPWAFPATVAAPAGRPETTCDVCGKVFPHRSRLAKHQRYHAAVKPFGCDECGKGFVYRSHLAIHQRTHTGEKPFPCPDCGKRFVYKSHLVTHRRIHTGERPYRCAFCGAGFGRRSYLVTHQRTHTGERPYPCPHCGRSFSQSSALARHQAVHTADRPHCCPDCGQAFRLRADFQRHRRGGGCAEPGGDGPRREPCDTVPAPGPEEAEAGPEEAEAGEADGEAEVEAREEEAAAAAVGPTPRSKEDPEPDRRFLELGNGLGEGEGPSSHPLGFHFPVHPKSWLHPDGFPILGLPDFGERLPADRRPLPVPLGGRLALVEGAGLACDPFGGGGPGAGGGGGLRAFAPAVGGLLGEPAPAALAEEESPWICSDCGKTFGRRAALAKHQRYHAGERPHRCADCGKSFVYGSHLARHRRTHTGERPFPCPECGARFARGSHLAAHVRGHTGEKPFVCGVCGAGFSRRAHLTAHGRAHTGERPYACGECGRRFGQSAALTRHQWAHAEEKPHRCPDCGKGFGHSSDFKRHRRTHTGEKPFRCSDCGRGFAQRSNLAKHRRGHTGERPFPCPECGKRFSQRSVLVTHQRTHTGERPYACANCGRRFSQSSHLLTHMKTHRGAAGAPGSAPAAPASKTEAPAKGTSGAGSGPGERGSTLLEFAGGTSFGSEPTAPFAGPSGAYEESIL